acttccaaactatcaagggaatttcataatttatagcgatgcttcttataaaggactaggatgcgttcttatgcagcacgataaggtgattgcgtatgcgtcaaggtaattgaaaccacacgaacatatatatcctactcatgatttggagctagcatccatagttttcgctttgaaaatttggagacattatctgtacggagaaaagtgcgagattttcacagatcacaaaagcttaaagtacatattcacacaaaaggaacttaatatgaggcaaagaagatggttagaattgatcaaggattacgactgctcaattaattatcatcccgataaagcgaacgttgtagcagacgtgttaagtcggaaggaaaagttaaatgtgttatcagtacctgaagagatatatatggagttttagaaactggaattggagattaaagtttgcaggcctaataAAGCAAAAttatacagtatgacttttcagccagagttgctagagaaaataaagaaatttcaggaagatgtaatggatcaagatataaattgtttggtaaggtgaggaattgtgcacgcagaaggatgatcaaggtattctgaggttttcttctagaatttggattccaccggtgatggagctgaagaatgaaattttacaggaagcacataattcaagatattccatccatccagggagtaccaaaatgtacagagatttaaaagaaagttattggtggccagatatgaagagggaaattgcggaatgggttagcagatgttatacatgtcagagagttaaagtcgaacatcaaagaccaagtggattgctacagccattggagattccagagtggaagtgggaacatattgccatggatttcatagttggattaccaaggacaagggctaatcatgatgccatttgggttatagtggatagacttaccaagtcagctcattttctgcctataaatgaaagatttttgctcgacaagttggtccatatgtacctaaaggaaattgtagttcgtcatggagttcttgtgtctatcgtatctgattgagatccaagatttaattcaagattttggaaaagttttcaagaatgtttgggaacaagattgaatatgagtacgacttatcacccccagacggacggccaaagtgaaagaacgattcagacgattgaggacatgttacgtgtttgtgctattgatttcaaaggaagttggaaAGAGCATTTACCTCtcgtagaatttgcttataacaacagttatcacgccagtattgggatgccaccctatgaagccctttatggacgcaaatgcagatctccagtgcattgggacgaagtaggagaacgcaaaatacttggaccggAATTAGTACAACAAACAAAGGAAGTgattgaaattatccagaagagattaatagccgcacaggaccgtcaaaggaaatatgcagaccagtccaggaaagacatggaattcgaagaaggaaacttggtattactgaaagtatcaccgtggaaaggactaacgaggtttggaaagaaaggaaagctgagcccaagatatgtcggaccttttgagattctaaagcgcgttggcaaagttgcttacgagttggcgttacctccgcacatggagcacattcacaatgtttttcatgtatcaatgcttaagaagtataatccagactccaggcatgtaatagaatatgagccaatagagcttcaggcagatttgtcatatgtagagagtccaatagagattctagaggaaagagagaaggtattgaggaataaagtggtaaagttagtaagagtgttatggagaaacccaaaggttgaagagtcaacctgggagttggaaagtgatatgagagaaaagtaccctcatttgttttatTAGGacattctgaggacagaatccttttaagggggaaggatgtaatatccgggatatatcgtgtaattatttttgctaaataaataattaatatatgtgttcaatatctattgagtgaattaattgttaagtgttaaatgtgtttggatgtttaaaaatattattaattgagtattttaatttttatatgtccaaaataaaatatagataattatcatatcttcctaattatttttatggttgatttatggatttataaggatcatatgaaatttataaaatctttttccgagtatttaaaatctattttataaaaacgggaaccaatcgacgtcatccgttgttacgtttttggaacccgaaactctttcgagaactccttcctaacctaattgtaatattccgaacatattccatgtttcgactttttcgatccggcgtacggtttgtcctgcgcgggtcccggcgcaacattttcgatacaatattcatttcggtaaataaataaaactcgtattttcgataaacaggagctttttattaaactatcccaattatcacctcgtagtacgtgtaaccaggcgatgaccaagaccgcagtacaaattgtaatggtttggataattatcccgaaaatcgataccgtttggatcagtttttataaataaacgtaccgttttatatccggaatgatccaacgggatactaattttccgtaattataaatagcctttaccgtattttatttcgtatcaaaaatcatttgcagtcagtaattatagaaatttccagagaaaatttgtatattcataaacctttctgagaatcaaaccaacaatcggaggtgttaccggagtccaTTTGAAAAGCTcaagtactcaatccaaaggtcttgaggtgttctatcagattctgtgttccaaatcactgcagaaatcaaggtttattttctgaaaaattatttattttcgaattaattttattaaaaatatgaatttttgttcggatgattgtttgtatgatttgatgcttgcatgttgtagagcttgttttcctgatgattttcatatgtcatacgtctaatttggagttcaataacatgttcaaaattgagtttgattttcgaattttgaaattagggtttataacccgtatgaatgttttcaattgaaatttgggggtttttgatttaggggttattagctgttgatttatagtggattatgttccttatgaattttgcaatcgattggtatatagctcgttaacagaggatgtctgaatcgaagggagttgtgttttgaaaattcccgatattcgccggaaaccggcgatgttcttggccattttccggccagaacagggatgattgttatgttttgattgcatgaatcaaTTCCTGGTTGTCTGAAGATcatatctggagcttgtggtgtggtgaggatgccgggaatgtattctccggccatccccgaaatttttccggcgacccctgtaaaattacagtttagtacttGAATtattggggaagaaacagttaggtccctgaactttccagaatttgcaaaaaataggattcctgttttcaaaatattcaaaaatcatatttcctatttattttaattataaaaattcgattttaatttctgaaaattccaaaaattattattttaattccaaaaattatatttaattcaaaaataaatctgaattaattagttaattaatttcagttaatttttaattgattaattagtcaattaatttgaaaattaattgatttaattaattattaattgattttaattaattatttaataagacttaattatttaaaaatgatttaaaaattctgaaaaatagtttcgagctttaaaatattattttaaattgttttcaaggctcgataattattatgaaattgttttgaagccaaaattggccaaccgaaccctgtttatcaCTCCAAAATTGCTctaacgacccattttaattccgaaaaatgttttaaaaagcattttaaataccagaaagcttatttatgacccgagatttatttataaatgatatattattgattatgtgatgtgatatgtgttatatatgacttgttggttaactgtcggtctgtatattcgatatttacttgtttatttcgtatctttcaatccgtaaatcggatttgggtgaaacgaagggtagatagaagtatgcgtcgaatagaatcgtatgagtgaaatattgatagatgtttatgatatatgagcagaagaggcaaggcgtaggaaagggaaacagatagtcaaggagtaaaatagtggtgattgagagcaagtgcagtgtagtaagctagtaccgggaaagtgttctgaactttctcgagatattatagtaattgatattcctgttttatattgcaagtgctttgaagcactgaaccctaaaccttgattccagttattgatcttgagccgtaaacctgattctttctagaccattgattgttgtatacccaaatacgaacctcaaatatacgatactactccacaaatacatataaactaaatattaaacattgaaccagattgcttacacattcaaaccattgtatcttatgctttaaaagaccaaatccttgaaacctgaaatgttgattcctttgttacccaattctttcattacctaacagccaagctttggaaatgtcatatggatctttatacagattgaaaccattttcattattgaacgtccaatgttgttaatgatcctgtttattatttattactgcttattctgttattatggtagaattggattgtttttattaaattgtggaccagattcgtggtcagaccatgtaatggtcaagttaggccaatgtgtgccttggatccagtagttagagcagtgttgtgtgctctgctcggggttagtgcgtgactgatcagcagcctaaccttggtttctaaaatgaaaatataatatccaattctaaatcataatccattgttcacttgatatcgtatccatatttccctgatgatcattattctcagttttgtcattgtgacttgctgagctagttagctcatttgtgcgatgttgtttatgttcttttacagttaagaaggaaccggttggtaccgaggatccccagtcctgTGCGAGAgataggggttcaggttgatcgagttgagccagtaggcttcttttggaataattttaagtttgtaaaaagtttgtaatattgtttaatactcagttctgagttggatagttgggatttcAATGGTTTGAAATATAAGTAAGTatggttggcttgtgtgcatactttaacctgttgcgatccgtggtagttggtaagtagggtgactgcatataattattattatctttattattattataagcaggttataaatagtgtgtgtgtggaccccatacttctgacccgggtttggagggtgccacactTGGCATCGCCTAATCTTTTCTAGTAGCTCCGGTTGCATAACCATCTCATACAAACCTTCGGTCCTTAGCTCAGCGACCTTGACCTCAATCTCTAACTTTTCAAATTCTCTGATCAAATCCTCTGACGTGGTGATCCTTTTCAATCTTTCCTAACGACTAAGGGCATcatccaccacattggccttctccgggtgataaagaattttgcagtcgtagtccttaatcaattctaactatcttctctgcctcatgtttagctccttctgggtgaagatatatttaaGACTCTTGTGGTCAGTATAAATCTCATACTTTTCTCCGTATAGGTAATGTATCCACATCTTAAGGGtaaacactatggcggctaattctaagtcatgggtggggtacctgatttcatattcctttaattgcctggatgcataagcaatcaccttaccgtgctgcatcagcacacatcccaaacccttatgggacgcatcactataaatcacaaaattccCTTTATCGTCTAGTAGGGCCAGCACTGGGGCTgataccaaccttttcttcaattcttggaaactctcctcacattACTCCTAGTCCAAAAAAACTTTTCTATTTTCCGAGTAAGTCTAGTCAACGGGCCTGCTATCTTGGCGAAATCCTTTACAAAACTTCGATAATACCCGGCcagtccaataaagcttcttacctcggtgggcgTGGTTGGTTGTTCCCAATTAGAGATAGCTTCGATCTTTGCAGGGTCTACGAGGATTCCTTCCTTACTAATCacatgacccaaaaactgaacttctttcaaccaaaattcacactttgagaatttggcatacaatttttctttccgTAAGATTTCCAATACTATCTTGAGGTGTTCTGCATGTTCCTCCTCCAATCTAgagtaaattagaatatcatcgatgaagactatcacacattcgtccagatacttcttaaagactatgttcatcagatccataaaagttggggcgcgttagtcaaaccaaatgacataactaggaactcataatgtccgtacctagtGCAAAATGCAGTCGtaggtatatcttccggtttgatcttAAGTTGATGATAACCCGCCCTAAGGTCAATCTTAGAAAAACACGTTGCATCCTTTAGTTGGTCAaagaggtcatctattcttggcaatgggtacttgttcttaatggtcagcttgttcagctttcgataatcgatgcacagtctcatgctgccgtccttcttcttcacaaagaatacgggtgcaccccacggggacacgcccggtctaatcattcctttatccaatagatcttgcagttgatcagccaactctttcatttcggCGGGGGCCAAACGATACGGGGCCTTTGATACTGGTGCCGTGTCGGAAGCTAAATCAATGGCAAATTCTATCTCCCGATCCGGGGGTAGTCCGGGAAGATCCTTGGGAAATACATCCtcaaactcattaactacaggtaTGGTGTGTATCTCAGGGGTTTCTCGTTTGGTATCCACCACGTGAACCAAGtaggcctcacatccttgccttaAAAGTCTCTTGGGCTGCACCATAGTTAGAAATTTCTTGGTTTGCCGTTGCCCTTAATTATTATACTCTTACCATTAGGTGTTTTCAATTTTACTTTGTTCCCCTCGTAATCAATCTGGGCATGGtttctagatagccaatccattcctaatatcacatcaaactcccctaatcgAAAGGGAATTAAATCTACTGGGTATCTCACTCCACCTAATTCTAGGTTGCAGTTAGCATAAACTTGATTTATAGGGATAATTTCTTGATTAGCTATTTCCACTTGCAAAGATTCTTTCAAAGCTTCCACTTTTAAGTCCAATTTTTCAGCAAATTCTTTAGATATGAAATacttagtagctccagaatcaaatagcacATTGGCGGGATTGGAGTTTAGGAGGAGCGTACCTGCTATAACATTGGTGTTCCTTACGGCATCTTTCACAGTCATATTATAGGTCCTGGCAGTCGGCACTCTGTTAGATGCAGCTACACTACCCCTCGAGTTAGCTGGGGCTGCCGCAGGGCAGTCCTTCTTCATGTGTCCTGTCTTTCCATACTGAAAACACTTAGCCGCTTCCTGGATACAAGTTGTGGCATAGTGCCCTACCttaccacatttaaagcatgtcacCGGTTTCTCCATACATTGCCCAGAATGCCTCTTACCACAGCTCCTGCATTCTGGCAGAGGAGGTCGTGGTTGGCTATGATAAGACATTCCCGTTTGGTTCCCACTCCGGGCTACACTCACGCTCCCTGATCCCCCGAATCCTGTACTGCGGTTGGGTTGGGAGGCCGTCCCCCTGACAAACTTACTAGGAAAACTCTCCCCTCCCACACTCCTGCTTCGACCATCAAACTTTCATTTCTTAGTTTGCTTCATTTTCTGGCTCATTTCGCTCCCTGCTTCAGCTATTATGGCCTTCTGCACTAGGGTGGCATAGTCAGTTATCTCCAGAATTTCCAGCTTATTCTGAATCCACTGCTTCAATCCCTGTTAAAATCTCTCAGCCTTTTGCTCTTCGGTGCTCACCAGCTGTGGCACAAACCTCGATAATTCtgtgaacttagcttcatattccgctacgCTCATATTCTCTTGCTTCAGCTCTAGAAACTTTCGCTGCATCTGAATCTCCATAAACTTCGGGACATACTTCTTTAAAAATAACTCAgtgaatctttcccaagtaacaatcccttggggctccatatttttcttggcttcccaccaatagttagcctcACCCTTTAAGAGATAAGTGGCAAAATTAGTCTTGTGGACTTCCTCAGTGCCAATTCGCTCAAAGGTCTTTTCTACCTCTTTTAACCAAACCCTGGCCTGAACTGGGTCAGCAACACCGTGAAACTCTGGGGGCTTGACCGACTTGAAAGATTTAAACGCATTAGCCATGGCTTGCTGGGGTTGCTGGGATGGTCGTTGTTGTTGCAGGTTTTGCCTCAGAAATTCTACAAACTGCTCCATAGGGTTCACTGGCACTTCCATCCCCTAAGTATCTTCAGCCTCTGACTCTTCATAGTCCtcatcatcatactcattttgTTCTTCGTTAATTCTTAATTGTGGGGTCTGTGCTCGATGCCCTTGTTCATTATTACTACCCTGGCCGCCAGATGCAGCCGGGCGAGTTCTTGTTACTATTCTCCTTGGCGGCATTTTCTTGTTACATAAACCTATTTAGGTTGTTCTTATTTGCCAATCCTCATGCTTTCTGATTTGTTATGACAGTATATAATTATGCAGGTATGAAAGAAGATTAAACCACAATCTAGAAATTGCAACTAATCAACAcgataattatatataatttggCCATATGCCAGGTCTGGGTACAACATACTGAATAATAAAAGTACAATCTGccttaatacaataatccttagcTGGTGGCACTATCAAAGATAACAACCAAAATAACTATCACAAAACAACTAAGTACCACCGCTGAGGAACAACAACCCACTACTGACAGTGTCCACTAGCCACGAGCAACATCACGAATCCGCCTCATAGCGTGGACCATAATTCTAATAACCTCGCGCCTACTCACCAAGTCATGCTGTGGGGATAAGCGGTGAATCCTACCGATGGTCCTCTGCTCTATGTGGCGAATGGTCCTGCGTATACGTCGGGCGCTGGGGTATCCTCGCCTGCCTCGGGCCTCTATCCTCATGTGTCGCTTGATGGAAAGCTGGTCCCTCAGCTCGGCAATACGGGCCTCGGCCGCTGTCAGCTCAGTAGCATAGCGACCTACCACCCAATCGTGATCTGCTAGGGATATGACTGGTATGGGTGGTGGAAGTGGGGAATCTGCAGGAGTCGCTGACACACCGTCAAGAATAGGGTCCATGCTGTCGTCGGTCTCAGTCCGTGCGGGACTAACTGGTACAGGGGGTGGGGTGGGTGTCCTCACTGGGGTGGCTGCCCCTAACTCCGCCTCTAAATTCTCAGTCAGTGCAGTGACTCTGGCCTGCAGAGCTATCATCCTATCCATCAAATCTGCTACTCCCATCTCGTTCTCGAGCTCAGCGACTCGAGCCTGGGCTGCTGAGAGCCGATCTAACAAACGCTCTATCGACCTCTGATGCACATCCACCCTCATCATCTCTGGAGATGGAACCTCCGTGCTGCCATATGGAATATCCTCAGGAGGGGCTATCTCAGTGTCTGGCTCAGAGGGGTCCTCCTCTGGATCCTCCTCAGGGTCAGTCTCCGGGTACTCGAATACCTCCAAGCCCATAGTGGGGGCATGGTCAGCTACCTCGGTCTCAGCTAAAAGGGCCTCATCATGCTCTCTCTCGTACGCCTCTACAGCCTCAGGGCCTGACATATCGGGTTCCTACAAGTCATTTAACATACGCATTACTATCCTGGATACTTAAATCATCCCTAAGGGTTCTTAATGTCAGTGCTACCCTCGTAGCCCGACTACGAACTCTATGTGAGTTCTAGTTCATTGATTCAGTTGATTCACCATTTTTTTTAACCTAATGTTTCTGAGACTTATAACctagggctctgataccattactgtaacacccccaaattcaaggtcgggaattcaggttgttacgatcacttaatatagtttaataaataattaatcctcttttcgcatcattactcgaccttttaaccaaactcacacacacacacatgttatatgctcagaaacattactaacttaacattaaagtatttaagttattataGACCAAATGAAATTATCTCAAAAGGGTGAAcgccgagaacagctctacatgagactggctcgggtcacaaatagtcttggttcaaatactcaaaaggaaactatctctactcgtctacctgaggtggctggcggacgaacagtctacggtactcacgtgcatcccctacccgcttgcgggcagtcatcctggtttgggccatgctggtaatctgttgtgatatgatgtTTATAAAAGCAAGTGTGAGCACTaacgctcagcaagatatagatatccattatttaaatatgatcaAATAGGAAAAAAATAAACATTTAGCATTGTATAttcaaggtttctaaaagtttttatgcttgtcaattttatgataagCTTAACTCTAAATGTATCAGTTTAATCagtttatactcgtactcatttcatctcaaaatctcaatatgatgcttgaaccaagattctcaaatggatgtgatatatatattcatcaacatccttatttaaaactcagccttatcagCCTTCTACTGTAGGTTTCACAataatttatccaaagtggaggaaagggactatactggaataaaccacgtaccggtgatcagccgaatacgaaattttctctactagtagaaggaatacaaacctatcctcctttgggcttatcaagacattacacgatggttgcccatttccgtgcaagtccgaaagtcaatggtcacagagaccatataactgtacactgcgccactccgcgcctggtcactacccgatacctctccgtgccgggtaggccacattccagtcccaaaacaattatatcatttacacaaaatcctttatcgaaggaatatATCGTTttgagttgacctttaaataagatgatttattcatcacttttaattcaGTTGATCCTTGGGAGctgtcggagttttgaatttaaaatcattttcaaacccttaattgtagtagagttttacatatattgttcacttgtttttcattgagcgaggaagcaaaacccttatgcttctagactaagttccctacggttttgataagtttcagatgatagatctcttccgagaattttgaataatttagaaagtatccttgggaattatgtctatttttaaatgatttttagaagtacggaatattaaatatttatggtctcataatatttttaagaagggttcaatgaattgataaaaccttaagtacaaaatgcttctcaataaggttcaatgaattgataaaaatcttaattaaatacttaagacgaGATTTGgcatcttataattatccttcgaatggttacatacgttttagataaagtgaattgatttaaaaacttttcaatatctctttaagtactttccggatattttagtaactctttaggtattacttataaataaataatcaaataggatatcccttgagtgaatatccgattatctcttatagttataaatcaaatctcaatcgttcgcttaatatgtatgttacgcgaaagtactttgtttattgaaatagaaatctttcgcgttcggctcattctggaattaaatcgatttaaaatatctccgactcccactatcttgtattatattaaaattacatttcaatttctcatactcgtataaaacgaagtttgttttcgttaacaatcgcataatttgaatgtattgatatcacagacaagcatatattttcaaactgtaaatcatggcatcaatatcacaatagtatatatagcatggataatttgtgatagGGTTTCTTAAACTTTCCTtgagtgctaggagtggtatggtctctgggcttttgttggcgatctaaaatcaataaccaacgatcttagttagtatgcgattatcgattcgcttcactaaaacatttttataaaatcgaaaaatgaatattttcttaaaattcattttggacagtcttccttgatgcattatttaattatcatgatttttccaagattccgaaatcatttttatcctttcaaaatcatcatgcaagtggccttatgtgcagttggcttttcgtatgaacgctctacactaaaatggtcataactcctaaaccgtaaatcccctcgtgacgatccacacatgtacagaaactaaaaATCAAGATCTACCAAGTCATTGCCAGTGACTAACAAGTTTCAAACATTTACATGGCCAAATACACTGCAGAAGtcagaccaagtgcaataggctccacattccatttctactacttgttcttgacacaatcactacttatgaccaacacagCACTTTTTaattctcaagatccacccacatacaccttatatactttatctagcatcacatacaagcatcacaactcaaaaaATCAAGTAATCAAAAAACCTCACACATACACAGACttttggatcttgacactacatcataaataactcttaaacccacccttaaaactttaaagagttggaagttataccttcttgagcactaggagggttagtactaagatgattagggcttggttttcttgaaaaacacttagaatggatagatccttaagaaacaaaaccaagaaaccatgttagtcaaaacagtccataaagttcttgaacttcaagaatttgtttctcacaaaccattaagaatttggccacgaaatcatagacatacctttactaggatgtaaggaagctttgtgaatttttatagaatttttaGTAGAGGGAAGGATGGAGAAGTGAAGTGAAGAAGATGGTTCTTCCCTTTTTCTGCATGAAGCAGCCGAGAGCAAGAGAGGGGTGGGGGGGTTTGGCTTGATTTTTTTGTTAAAGTGTGGGAGTGCATAAGATGCGTTTGATAGTGTGTATATATGGACACAATAATCAGCCAAAAAGAATGCTTGGTTGACAATTTAGATGAGTAGAAATGAGGAGGTATGGCCTTGTACTTCCTTGTCTCCCACTTACTATTCACTTACTATTATActactattccactaactattctagttagcttctaattcccTAGTTACATCTCCTAATTACTAGCTAGCTTGGttttgcatggccaacttgcatggaattaatttctcattcgattatttatcatacacgcgattgtcgttccattccgatagtttacTCGCATAACATTTCGTTTCGTAGTgaattcttttatcgcttataatcctttaaccaattctattcctttctcttgatcatagaaacaccttgatataatgTTTATTCCACATAGTAtccctgtaataaccccaaaattttgaactttttgtaacccttatgaatagtgttttagctgaatgagaaaacttttcatgccacactatgtaggggttctgttatggatattctgagattttattagtactctacatggtatataagtgtatgtaaagatcatcagaatccaattccgaacactttgatttttcccggaaatccattagatatggaaagaattgagtataaggtaacaggataaaaatgatttaaattaaaggattataagagaggatcataaaaggaatacaatatattgagaaaggttaagggaacctaagtaataagatcccgggtatga
This genomic interval from Apium graveolens cultivar Ventura chromosome 8, ASM990537v1, whole genome shotgun sequence contains the following:
- the LOC141680309 gene encoding uncharacterized protein LOC141680309, producing the protein MEVPVNPMEQFVEFLRQNLQQQRPSQQPQQAMANAFKSFKSVKPPEFHGVADPVQARVWLKEVEKTFERIGTEEVHKTNFATYLLKGEANYWSVGGESFPSKFVRGTASQPNRSTGFGGSGSVSVARSGNQTGMSYHSQPRPPLPECRSCGKRHSGQCMEKPVTCFKCGKVGHYATTCIQEAAKCFQYGKTGHMKKDCPAAAPANSRGSVAASNRVPTARTYNMTVKDAVRNTNVIAGTLLLNSNPANVLFDSGATKYFISKEFAEKLDLKVEALKESLQVEIANQEIIPINQVYANCNLELGGVRYPVDLIPFRLGEFDVILGMDWLSRNHAQIDYEGNKVKLKTPNGKSIIIKGNGKPRNF